The sequence ACCCGCAGCCCCAGGAAAGTTTGTTTCACTTACTGGAAGGTTATTTTAAAGCTGCTTTATAGAGAGAAATGCAGTTCAGTGGCCACAGTCTTCGTATTCACCACTGGTCTGAGGTGACAGCAAAACCAGTATGTGTTCATAGTGTAGGGGTCAGCACAAAATGAGGTAATACCAGTTAATTTTTCAATGTTCTCCCCTAGCCTCGATGGCATTTTGCTAAATCATCTTCGTGTTTCAGCATCCGTCAGCCTTGCGCACCTCAGCCGCTCCTCAGTCCTCAGTGCCGCCGCATGGGCTCCGACCGCGCGGTCcgcagcagccgcagcagcagcagccgcacGCTCCCGGGCTGGAGAATGAGCGGGATGCTGCCAGCTCCCCACCCAGAGGTGGAGCGATGCCAAGCCGCGGCTATGGAGCTGGCAGCGCGGTAAGGCAGATAACGAGCCCGGGGGCGGCTCGGCAGGCTGACACCGcacacagcacctgcagctccGAGTCACCGGGGCCGCTCCGGgctgccagccccgctgctgctgctcctcgaGCGCTGGCGAGTAAAACGTGCCGGGACGCGGAGGAGGCGAAGAGAAGCGGCGTCCCCGGTCTGGGAGTCGGCTGGCGACAGCGCGAGGCTCCGGCTCCGTGTGTGAGGGACTcccgcggggccgcggccgctcCTCCCCGGCGCGCCGGGCTCACAGAGGCAGTGCTGCCTTGCCTCGGCCGCACACGGCGGCACGGAGCAGCCCGGCGAGGCGGCGCAGGCCGGCGGCACCTCCGGGCAGCGCGGCCAGGAGCGCCGTGGCGCCGATGCCGAGCTGCGCGGCGGCGCCCAGCGCAGTTAGCGCGGTGCTGCGCAGCGCCAGCGCGGCGTACAGCGTCCCGAAGAGCGCCCCGAGGTACAGCAGCGCCCCGCGGCCGGGCTCCCGCAGCAGCCGGGCGGGCCCGCGCAGCAGCGCGGCGGCGCCCAGCGCGCACAGCGAGCCGAGCGACCAGAGCAGCGCGAACTTGCGGGcgcgcagcagcagcagcggcacgCACAGCCCGGCCAGCCCGAAGCACAGCGCCGCCAGAAGCACGCACAGCCCGCTGCCCGCCAGCCGCTGCCAGCGCGACAGCCCCGGCAGCCACGGGTCCTCCTCTCCCGTCCAAGGCCACACCGTGGCGCCCGGGGCACTGCCCGGCGGGAACGGGTTCAGCGCCCCCAGCCAGGCCCGCAGCCCGCCGCCGTTCCCCGACTCCTCCTGCGAGCCGCCGGCCGCCGGCGCTGCGGAGACCGCGCTGGGACCGgtggcggcagcagcggccTTGGACTGCGCGAGGTACTCGTGCAGCTGCCGGCCCAGGTCCGCCATGGCGGGGACGGCACCGGGCGCTACAACGCTCCCTCCGCCCACCCCGGCGCCGCCATTTTCCCGGGCAGGGGCCACATCCGGGGCACGGCAGAACACGCGGCCGCAGGCTGGGGAGAGCGGCGCGCATGCGCCGGGGAGCGTGAGGCGCAGGGCGCGTGCGCGGGGGGCGtgagggctgtgggggctctgagggctggcagagctgagcGGGCGATGGGGGCGAGGGGTTCTGTGAGGGCTGTGGAGACTGCGAGGGCTCTGCGCTGTGAGGGCTGGGGGGACTGTCTAGGGCTACGGGGTCTGTGTCGGCCGTGAAGGGCTATAAGCCTGGGATTAGCCTGTCAGTGATTGACAGGCAGGACTAAAAGTGATTGACAGGTGGGATCAACCCAGGAGATGGATTGCCAGGCGGTACTAAGAGTAATTGAAATGTGGAGGCATCCGCTCAGAGTGATTgatgggcagggccaggggtgaTGAGGGGCAGGCTCAGCCTCCCAGGGTGAGTACAGGGAGGCCCATGGGAGTGCTGTTAGCTGCCCGGAGACACTGGGGCACTGGGGAGCTCCTCTGTAGCCAGGCTTCTgtggctgaaattgggattccatcTCCCAAAACTGAACATCCGAGGAttactcccagacaaaagctgccagacTGACAGGTCTCGCTGGCCTTGGCATGCTGGGGATGGCCTCTCAGCTGCCCCACAGACACTGaggctttccttcctgtggaaaAGGGCCATCCCTCACAGCCGGGCACCCAGGGCTGAACGTGGGATTCCACATCTCTCGCCCCACACAAGAGCTTAGCTGTTGCTTGTTAAGTGGTCAGATAACTCAAACAGGACAAGCTGTCTTGCATTGAGTTATTTTGGTGCCATGGGGTTAAGACTGGTCTGGCATCTGGAAGATAAAGCTGGATTTCTGACTGACAGACACCTCACTTTATAAAAGCTACACCAAACTTTGACAAAGCAGACATTTTCTGTACTTTTCCTGGAAATGTGTAGTTTCTCCCACGAGCAGGGCTGCCTGCTTTGCAGTTATTCCCCTGAAGGTTAAGTGAAAGGAATCTGTATACATTATCATCATTTCAGT comes from Agelaius phoeniceus isolate bAgePho1 chromosome 10, bAgePho1.hap1, whole genome shotgun sequence and encodes:
- the SFT2D3 gene encoding vesicle transport protein SFT2C, yielding MADLGRQLHEYLAQSKAAAAATGPSAVSAAPAAGGSQEESGNGGGLRAWLGALNPFPPGSAPGATVWPWTGEEDPWLPGLSRWQRLAGSGLCVLLAALCFGLAGLCVPLLLLRARKFALLWSLGSLCALGAAALLRGPARLLREPGRGALLYLGALFGTLYAALALRSTALTALGAAAQLGIGATALLAALPGGAAGLRRLAGLLRAAVCGRGKAALPL